One window of bacterium genomic DNA carries:
- a CDS encoding HD domain-containing protein, with protein MIKIQHEIRDVIHVFVRLDSQEREIVDSVPFQRLRNIHQLAMSYLIYPGATHRRFEHSLGVMELAGKVFDIITTPENLNDEIKSLLPEVNDKDKKVYWRRILRIAALCHDLGHLPFSHAAENDLLPEGWNHERLTREIILSNHMAQYWKKQRPPLDPNDIVKLAVGKKYAPDLEFSDWESILSEIIVGDAFGVDRMDYLLRDSHHVGVVYGKFDHHRLIDTLRILTPPQQDKDETDKSVEPTLGIEEGGLQSAEALLLARYFMYSQVYFHSVRRIYDIHLKDFLSDWLEGGKFSTDVDKHLSITDNEVTAAFYKASREKESTGHIHANRIVNRKHFKVLYELNPDDEPINPEAVEYIFQESQKKFKPENIRIDRYKQKGHPSLFPVLRRDGSIVNSLAISKALQHVPLVNVGYVFADRAIIDKALDWVKRNKNDIITIKEGEDR; from the coding sequence ATGATAAAAATCCAACATGAGATCAGGGATGTTATTCATGTTTTTGTTAGGCTCGACAGTCAAGAGCGGGAAATAGTTGACTCTGTTCCGTTCCAAAGATTGAGAAACATCCATCAGTTAGCAATGTCATATTTAATTTATCCAGGCGCGACACACAGGCGATTTGAGCATTCTTTAGGTGTGATGGAATTGGCAGGCAAAGTATTCGATATTATAACAACACCGGAAAATTTAAACGACGAAATCAAATCCTTACTTCCAGAAGTAAACGATAAAGATAAAAAGGTTTACTGGAGAAGAATATTAAGAATAGCCGCATTGTGTCATGATTTAGGACATTTACCATTCTCCCATGCCGCAGAAAATGACTTACTTCCTGAAGGCTGGAATCATGAAAGGCTTACAAGAGAAATAATCTTAAGCAATCACATGGCTCAATATTGGAAAAAACAACGCCCTCCTCTTGACCCGAATGATATTGTTAAACTTGCTGTTGGAAAAAAATACGCACCCGATTTAGAATTTTCTGATTGGGAATCGATTCTTTCTGAAATAATCGTTGGTGATGCATTCGGTGTTGATCGCATGGATTACCTCCTAAGGGATTCGCATCATGTTGGAGTTGTATATGGAAAATTCGATCACCATAGATTGATTGATACTCTGCGAATTCTGACACCACCTCAACAAGACAAAGATGAAACTGATAAATCGGTGGAACCAACCCTTGGAATTGAAGAAGGAGGATTGCAATCAGCAGAAGCTTTATTATTAGCACGATATTTCATGTACTCTCAAGTTTATTTTCACTCCGTAAGAAGAATCTATGATATTCATCTTAAGGATTTTTTATCCGATTGGCTTGAAGGAGGAAAATTTTCTACAGACGTTGATAAGCATCTATCAATTACAGACAACGAAGTGACAGCCGCCTTTTATAAAGCCAGTCGAGAAAAAGAAAGCACCGGCCACATTCATGCAAACAGAATTGTGAATCGAAAACACTTTAAAGTTCTCTATGAACTCAACCCAGACGATGAACCAATAAATCCCGAAGCCGTAGAATATATTTTTCAAGAATCCCAAAAGAAGTTTAAACCAGAAAATATCAGAATAGATCGCTACAAGCAAAAAGGACATCCATCCTTATTTCCAGTCTTGAGAAGAGATGGAAGCATCGTTAATTCTTTGGCAATCTCAAAAGCTTTACAACATGTTCCTCTTGTAAATGTTGGATATGTCTTTGCAGACAGAGCAATTATCGACAAAGCTCTGGATTGGGTAAAAAGGAACAAGAACGACATCATAACAATTAAGGAAGGAGAAGATAGATGA
- a CDS encoding class I SAM-dependent methyltransferase, translated as MDEFKLPDFFFEVFTASLPRLGPGDDDSTRKALRMAFQGWERSADDKTLRILDIGCGNGAQTMQLALNTQGDITALDNHAPFLEELRRRAGKAGVAARIRTVCKSMCSLGEADGLFDLIWSEGALSLYNMSFEQGLAACRERLAPGGRMAVSDLAWFKADPPQECREFFNNVYPGISGLEENLARMRQMGYRVLGHFNLPETAWRENYFKPLAAQIDSVRESFSADPDRKALLESLEYEGEVYRKYSSWYGYTFFVLQRE; from the coding sequence ATGGACGAGTTCAAACTGCCCGACTTTTTCTTCGAGGTTTTCACCGCATCTTTGCCCCGGCTGGGTCCGGGAGATGACGATTCCACGCGCAAGGCGCTCCGGATGGCCTTCCAGGGCTGGGAGCGGAGCGCGGATGACAAAACACTGCGGATTCTGGATATCGGCTGCGGCAACGGGGCCCAGACAATGCAGCTCGCGCTCAACACTCAGGGCGATATCACGGCCCTGGACAACCACGCGCCGTTCCTGGAAGAGCTGCGCCGCCGGGCCGGGAAGGCCGGGGTGGCCGCACGGATACGCACCGTGTGCAAGAGCATGTGCAGCCTGGGCGAGGCGGACGGCCTTTTCGACCTGATCTGGTCGGAGGGCGCGCTCTCGCTGTACAACATGTCGTTCGAGCAGGGCCTGGCCGCCTGCCGGGAGCGCCTTGCGCCCGGGGGACGGATGGCGGTGAGCGACCTGGCCTGGTTCAAGGCCGACCCGCCCCAGGAGTGCCGGGAGTTTTTCAACAATGTCTACCCCGGAATCAGCGGCCTGGAGGAGAACCTGGCCCGGATGCGGCAGATGGGATACAGGGTGCTCGGGCATTTCAACCTGCCCGAGACAGCCTGGCGCGAGAACTATTTCAAGCCCCTGGCCGCGCAGATCGACTCCGTGCGGGAGAGTTTCTCCGCCGACCCGGACAGGAAGGCTCTCCTCGAGAGCCTGGAGTACGAGGGGGAGGTTTACCGGAAGTATTCGAGCTGGTACGGCTACACTTTTTTCGTGCTGCAGAGGGAGTAG